GTCAAAATATTCGAAGTATATTGACATTGTATCCAAAAAATCGTATGCTTTTTATACAATGTTAATATATTTTGCACTTTATTTGCGTTAATTTTTGTGAGGTGATAATTCTTTGGGGAATATTTATAAGAAACTTGAATATACAATGGCTAGAAATCGATACATCTCATATATCCATCCCCCCTATGCGCTTGAGTGTAAGCTGGTACAAGCTATTAAACAAATGGACAACGATAAAAGTATAGAGGCCTTGAAACAAATCAATTCTCTAGAACGAGCTCAACTGTCTAAAAGGCCTCTTAGTTCTCTTAAGTATTCACTTGTAGCTTCCTGTACACTTTTTACACGGGCTGTAATTGAAGCTGGACTAGATACTGAGACCTCCTTTATGTTAAGTGATTATTATATTAACCTTATTGACGAAACTACTATTCTATCTGAAGTTCAGGATTTAGAATACAAGATGTTAAATGATTTTATTATGGTTTTGAAAAAATACAAAGAAAATATTTATAATCCACTTATTAACCGAGTAATTACTTATATAAATAAAAATATAGAAAATAATTTATCCCTATCAGAGATTTCTTCCTTTGTAAATGTACATCCCAATTACCTGTGTGCTGCCTTTAAAAAAGAAGTGAGCAAAACTTTATCTGAATATATCAATGATCAGCGAATTATTGCCATTAAACTGTACATGAATCACGCAAATTCAAGTATCAGTGAAATAAGCTATGCTTTTAATTTCAGCCATGTAACTTACTTTCGTCGTTTTTTCAAAAAAAATACTGGACTAACACCAAGTGACTATAGGAAGCAGTGTTCAAGTACAAATTCCTTAGTGGAAGATGAATAAGTTCTTTACTTCTAAAGCATAATGCCACCCTTAAATTACTAAGGGTGGCATTATTAATGTTTAATATTTAAAATGATATTTGTAGGGAATAGGTGTTTTTCAAACAAAATAACCATTGATAGTCCAGCTTCAATTAACCCAATGATAAAAAATAAAACATGTAAAAAGACGATTGCATTCATCATAATGCATTGTACAACTATCCAAATCACTAAAGCCCAGCTAAAAACACTGCTTATATATCCTTGAAATCTTAGCTTAAATCTAAACATTAAAGCACTGATAATATTACCAAGACCAATTATAGTAAATAAGATAATCCCAGGTATAAAAAAATTATTAAATGGTGAATTTTTTAAAACATCAACTGAAATTCCAAGTGGTGTTTGAGGATTAGTAATAGCAGCGAGCCCTCCAGCCATGGCTCCTATTCCTACAAATAAATGTAAAGCAAATAACAACCGGTATACTTTCTTCATATAAGTCCCCCTATTTAAATTAAAAAATTAATATTTAAACGTAATTTTTATATATAATATTCCTACCCTCTTTATAATAATACCATAATTTTATTATTTAATATTACTCGTGTTACTAATTTTATCTAAAAGTTAAGCACATCTACTTTTTCTACATCTTTTATGGATAAATAAGCAGCAACTGCTCCTATAATTGCAAGGATAAGTGGAATTATGATAATAGTTCCTAATGAATTCTTACTATTCCCACTATTTAATAAACTTACTAATATAACTGATGTTACTATTGTGGCAGACCCCGATTTTCTTCTCATACCTACATATACAGGGATTAAACTTACAAAGGAAAAGGCTGCTGAATACACAACAATATTAATGAGGCTTTTCACTAAGATTTCCTGAGTTAATGGAACTTGAATAAAATTCACAAAGATATTTAAAATATACAAACTAAAATTTGCGAAAATACTAGATATAACCATTGATGTAAACGCAAATAATACTACAATAGCTAACTTTGCTATCATAATTTTTTTCCTGTTTATTGGATAAAGAAACATGATATTTATTGTTTTACTTTTGTATTCCCCAATTATTATCCTGGAAATAATCACTGCTGCAAAAATCGAGAAAGTCGCTCTTACAATAGTACCTGTAAGCAAAACAGCATCATTGTAAGTACTAAAGGGGACTTCCATATCAGCTTTTGAAGCAAAAATAACCATAAATAAAATCCCTGAAATAATTAAGTTTGCAATAATAACATTCCTTATATATCCAGTAATTTTATATTTTTTAATTTCTAATTTCATTAATTTAAGCACTTAACTCACTCCCTTCTAAAAGCTTTAAGAAATGATCCTCTAATGTACTGTTTTTCTTATTAATAGCTTCTATTTCAATACCCTTTAAAATTAGAGCTTTTGAAATATCCTT
This DNA window, taken from Clostridium estertheticum, encodes the following:
- a CDS encoding ABC transporter permease, encoding MLKLMKLEIKKYKITGYIRNVIIANLIISGILFMVIFASKADMEVPFSTYNDAVLLTGTIVRATFSIFAAVIISRIIIGEYKSKTINIMFLYPINRKKIMIAKLAIVVLFAFTSMVISSIFANFSLYILNIFVNFIQVPLTQEILVKSLINIVVYSAAFSFVSLIPVYVGMRRKSGSATIVTSVILVSLLNSGNSKNSLGTIIIIPLILAIIGAVAAYLSIKDVEKVDVLNF
- a CDS encoding helix-turn-helix domain-containing protein, with amino-acid sequence MDNDKSIEALKQINSLERAQLSKRPLSSLKYSLVASCTLFTRAVIEAGLDTETSFMLSDYYINLIDETTILSEVQDLEYKMLNDFIMVLKKYKENIYNPLINRVITYINKNIENNLSLSEISSFVNVHPNYLCAAFKKEVSKTLSEYINDQRIIAIKLYMNHANSSISEISYAFNFSHVTYFRRFFKKNTGLTPSDYRKQCSSTNSLVEDE